From the Lolium rigidum isolate FL_2022 chromosome 2, APGP_CSIRO_Lrig_0.1, whole genome shotgun sequence genome, one window contains:
- the LOC124688645 gene encoding pectinesterase-like: MAIHGTTSWRRWLEAIATVLALATLAAAVAAGKQQDTTSKAEKGSATVVSRVSRIATSAAAAPASLLNVTDLCSSTPYPGACRTAMSSSASRSAKDPFAASVQFAMARAASARALARNLSSASSGRRRGALPPSGMDDCAELLDISHVQLGDALAAGSAHDATTWLSAALTNQGTCGDSLAAVPATTGREGVRRRVGALSEYIGTALALHAKFKGGSGTTPPPPPSAASTPSSSPPNRRFSPPNRRFPSWVSDHDRKLLESTVGGLTPDAVVALDGSGTHGSIGEAITAVTAALPPVGSSEAAVGAGRKVIYVKAGRYEESVRISSKQKDVMLMGDGKGKTIIVGHRSVADGYTTYDSATVAAMGSGFIAKGLTIINDAGPSKGQAVALRVGGDLSVVYQCDIEAYQDTLYVYSNRQFYSEDSISGTVDFIFGNSAVVIQNCDIRPRKPNSSQKDTITAQGRTDPNQNTGISIHKCRITSTSDIGDTKVYLGRPWKKYSRTVVMESSLDRSITPSGWLEWSGQFALSTLYYGEYDNTGPGAVTSGRVKWSGLHTSMSAADATRFTVRNFILGDSWLGNTGVSYTSGL; the protein is encoded by the exons ATGGCAATACATGGCACGACAAGCTGGCGACGGTGGCTGGAAGCCATTGCCACGGTGCTAGCTCTGGCCACGCTAGCAGCTGCTGTTGCCGCCGGAAAGCAACAAGACACGACCTCCAAGGCTGAGAAAGGCAGCGCCACCGTTGTCTCGAGAGTCTCGAGGATTGCCACCTCGGCAGCGGCAGCGCCGGCGTCGCTCCTGAACGTCACGGACCTCTGCTCGTCGACGCCGTACCCGGGAGCGTGCAGGACGGCGATGTCGTCGTCCGCGTCGCGGTCTGCCAAGGATCCGTTCGCGGCCTCCGTGCAGTTCGCCATGGCCCGGGCCGCGTCCGCGCGTGCGCTGGCGCGCAACCTCTCGTCGGCGTCGTCCGGGCGCCGGCGCGGCGCGCTGCCGCCCTCGGGAATGGACGACTGCGCCGAGCTGCTGGACATCAGCCACGTCCAGCTCGGCGACGCGCTCGCCGCCGGGTCCGCGCACGACGCGACGACGTGGCTCAGCGCCGCGCTGACGAACCAGGGCACCTGCGGCGACAGCCTCGCCGCCGTGCCAGCCACAACGGGGCGCGAGGGCGTGCGcaggcgggtcggcgcgctctcgGAGTACATCGGCACGGCGCTGGCTCTGCACGCCAAGTTCAAGGGCGGGAGCGGAacgacacctccaccgccaccgtccGCCGCGTCCACGCCATCATCGTCGCCGCCGAACCGGAGGTTCTCGCCGCCTAACCGGAGGTTCCCGTCATGGGTCTCCGACCACGACAGGAAGCTCCTGGAGTCCACAGTTGGTGGCTTGACGCCGGACGCCGTGGTGGCGCTGGATGGCAGCGGTACGCACGGGAGCATCGGCGAGGCGATCACCGCGGTGACGGCGGCATTGCCGCCGGTGGGTTCCTCCGAGGCGGCTGTCGGAGCAGGGAGGAAGGTGATTTACGTGAAGGCGGGTCGGTACGAGGAGAGCGTGCGCATCTCGAGCAAGCAGAAGGACGTGATGCTGATGGGTGACGGCAAGGGGAAGACGATCATCGTCGGCCACAGGAGCGTGGCCGACGGGTACACCACGTACGACTCCGCCACCGTCG CTGCCATGGGTTCAGGCTTCATAGCCAAGGGCCTGACTATCATCAACGACGCTGGCCCAAGCAAGGGCCAAGCCGTGGCACTGCGGGTTGGCGGCGACCTCTCTGTCGTTTACCAGTGCGACATCGAGGCGTACCAGGACACGCTTTACGTGTACTCCAATCGGCAGTTCTACTCAGAGGATAGCATCTCTGGCACAGTAGATTTTATTTTCGGCAACTCCGCGGTGGTAATTCAGAACTGCGATATCCGTCCTAGAAAGCCCAACAGTAGTCAGAAGGACACAATCACGGCCCAGGGACGGACGGACCCAAACCAAAACACGGGAATTTCCATCCACAAGTGTCGCATCACAAGCACATCTGACATAGGCGACACGAAGGTGTATCTAGGCCGTCCGTGGAAGAAGTACTCGCGGACGGTCGTGATGGAGAGCTCTCTCGACCGTTCAATCACCCCATCCGGGTGGCTAGAGTGGTCAGGCCAGTTTGCGTTGAGCACCTTGTACTACGGGGAATACGATAATACTGGCCCAGGTGCGGTAACAAGTGGGCGAGTGAAGTGGAGTGGGTTGCACACATCCATGTCCGCCGCAGATGCAACACGATTCACTGTGAGGAATTTTATTTTGGGGGACTCGTGGTTGGGCAACACTGGAGTCAGCTACACTTCGGGGTTATGA